The Bombus vancouverensis nearcticus chromosome 17, iyBomVanc1_principal, whole genome shotgun sequence genome has a window encoding:
- the Phf5a gene encoding PHD finger protein 5a, giving the protein MAKHHPDLIFCRKQPGVAIGRLCEKCDGKCVICDSYVRPCTLVRICDECNYGSYQGRCVICGGPGVSDAYYCKECTIQEKDRDGCPKIVNLGSSKTDLFYERKKYGFKRR; this is encoded by the exons ATGGCAAAACATCATCCAGATTTAATTTTTTGTAGAAAACAACCGGGAGTTG CAATAGGGAGGTTATGCGAGAAATGTGACGGTAAATGTGTAATTTGTGATTCTTATGTAAGACCTTGTACTTTGGTTCGGATTTGTGATGAATGCAATTATGGATCTTATCAAGGCAGATGTGTTATCTGTGGTGGACCTGGTGTGTCTGATGCCTATTATTGCAAAGAATGTACAATCCAAGAGAAAGAT CGTGATGGTTGTCCAAAGATTGTAAATCTTGGGAGTTCAAAGACTGATCTattttatgaaaggaaaaaatatgGGTTCAAAAGAAGATAA
- the LOC117165117 gene encoding protein claret segregational: MESRLPKPKINLSKVINSTVNIATDKDNQKMVKSQNDVPHASSSAVPERLTKAKSTVNIAKCSNENKPPIKQTLSRSKTMSSITTRAVKRPAVAAITHGETKRQFAKPPTKISTQQVGSTLRNNTTNKSSQNIIAQKVQCSSNAAKPSKWDLKGRLAHTSNELSNIRQKYAETSAKYNELQEQMNTLKANENVHKLKAEEYENLNKTLVNECRELKAEMSKLQEEKENLTKCLKESEESCKSISNTLVEFKQKCSSQESLISQHEFIIKDLKASLEVETEKNKELNATKNELQTLVHTMDKDRRVLHNAIQEMKGNIRVFCRVRPRTPSELGKVMCNINFVDECTIEVGKFDGSDSVSCSGRPRGTRQEFSFDKVFPPTATQEHIFEELALLVESALEGYNVCVFAYGQTGSGKTYTMEGLPGIEMEGMIPRTVRHIFQKMKEFQLLGWEYRIEASFLEIYNEHIVDLLDSQAKTHEIKMADSKGHNLYVSNLKIQEINSPEELHECLLTAQCNRAVAATQSNERSSRSHSVTRIKLVGTHQLKEEISIGNLNLVDLAGSERLKGEESVRLAETKNINKSLANLGNVILALLKKQEHIPYRNSKLTHLLMPSLGGNSKTLMLLNVSPLDECYNETLNSLRFASSVNSCKPGNAKRTRLVLQNSA; encoded by the exons ATGGAATCACGCTTGCCAAAAccaaaaattaatttatcaaaagTAATTAACAGCACAGTAAACATTGCTACAGACAAAGATAATCAAAAAATGGTAAAAAGCCAAAATGATGTGCCCCATGCAAGTTCTAGTGCTGTTCCTGAAAGACTGACAAAAGCCAAAAGTACAGTAAATATAGCAAAATGTTCAAATGAAAATAAACCTCCAATTAAACAAACTTTAAGTAGATCGAAGACTATGTCTTCCATTACTACCAGAGCTGTGAAAAGACCAGCTGTTGCAGCCATTACACATGGCGAAACCAAGAGACAATTTGCTAAGCCTCCTACTAAAATAAGTACACAGCAAGTCGGTAGTACATTAAGAAATAATACCACCAATAAGTCTAGTCAGAATATCATAGCCCAGAAGGTACAATGCAGCAGTAATGCAGCTAAGCCTTCCAAATGGGACTTAAAGGGTCGATTGGCCCACACCAGTAATGAGTTATCCAATATACGACAGAAATATGCAGAAACTTCAGCAAAATATAATGAACTTCAAGAACAAATGAACACATTAAAGGCAAATGAAAATGTACATAAACTAAAAGCAGAAGAATATGAAAATTTGAATAAGACATTAGTAAATGAATGCAGAGAATTAAAAGCAGAAATGAGTAAAttgcaagaagaaaaagagaatttGACAAAATGTTTGAAAGAATCAGAGGAGTCATGTAAAAGCATTTCAAATACTTTAGTAGAATTTAAACAAAAATGCTCGTCTCAAGAGTCATTAATATCACAACATGAATTTATAATAAAGGATCTAAAAGCTAGTTTAGAAGTTGAAACAGAAAAGAATAAAGAATTAAATGCAACTAAAAATGAGTTACAAACATTGGTTCATACCATGGACAAAGATCGTAGAGTCCTCCATAATGCAATACAAGAAATGAAAGGAAATATCAGGGTATTTTGCAGAGTCCGACCTAGAACTCCAAGTGAACTTGGAAAAgt GATGTGTAATATCAACTTTGTAGATGAATGCACTATCGAAGTAGGAAAATTTGATGGGTCTGATTCAGTTAGTTGCAGCGGAAGACCGAGAGGAACCAGGCAAGAGTTCTCTTTCGATAAAGTCTTCCCACCAACTGCTACCCAAGAACATATTTTTGAAGAATTAGCCCTGTTAGTTGAGTCCGCTTTAGAGGGATATAATGTCTGTGTATTTGCATATGGCCAGACTGGTTCTGGTAAAACATATACTATGGAAGGCTTACCGGGTATTGAAATGGAAGGCATGATACCTAGAACG GTACGACATATATTccaaaaaatgaaagaatttcaatTACTTGGTTGGGAATATCGGATAGAAGCTAGTTTCCTTGAGATTTACAATGAGCATATTGTTGACTTGCTTGATTCTCAAGCTAAGACACATGAAATCAAAATGGCTGATAGTAAGGGACACAATTTGTATGTCAGTAATTTGAAAATACAGGAAATTAATAGCCCCGAAGAATTGCACGAGTGCCTTTTGACGGCGCAATGTAATAGAGCAGTTGCGGCTACTCAATCGAACGAACG GTCGTCTAGGTCACATTCAGTAACAAGAATAAAGCTTGTAGGAACACATCAGTTAAAAGAGGAGATTTCAATAGGAAACTTAAATTTAGTTGACCTAGCGGGATCTGAAAGATTAAAAGGGGAAGAATCTGTACGACTGgcagaaacaaaaaacattaatAAATCGTTAGCAAACTTGGGCAACGTTATCTTGGCCCTTTTGAAAAAACAAGAACATATTCCATACAGAAACTCAAAACTCACTCATTTATTAATGCCGTCTTTGGGTGGCAATTCAAAAACTTTGATGTTACTGAACGTATCTCCTTTAGACgaatgttataacgaaacatTGAATTCATTGAGATTTGCTAGCAGTGTAAACAGTTGCAAACCTGGTAATGCAAAAAGAACACGACTAGTGCTACAAAACTCCGCATGA
- the LOC117165119 gene encoding uncharacterized protein LOC117165119 isoform X1, whose product MNTLKVNENIHKLKVEGYENLNKTLVNECRELNAEMNKLQEEKENLIKCLKESEESCKNISNILIEFKEKCLSQESLLSQHEFTIKDLKASLKVEREMNKELNATKNELQTLVYTMNKDRRVLHNAIQEMKGNIRVFCRVRPRTPNELGKVIYNINFVHEHTIVVGKFNGYDSVSCSGKSKGTRQEFSFDEMFPATVSLKNIFVELALLDQST is encoded by the exons ATGAACACATTAAAGGtaaatgaaaatatacataaactAAAAGTAGAAGGATATGAAAATCTGAATAAGACATTAGTAAATGAATGCAGGGAATTAAATGCAGAAATGAATAAAttgcaagaagaaaaagagaatttGATAAAATGTTTGAAAGAATCAGAGGAGTCATGTAAaaacatttcaaatattttaatagaatttaaagaaaaatgctTGTCTCAAGAGTCGTTACTGTCACAACATGAATTTACAATAAAGGATCTAAAAGCTAGTTTAAAAGTTGAAAGAGAGATGAATAAAGAATTAAATGCAACTAAAAATGAGTTACAAACATTGGTTTATACCATGAACAAAGATCGTAGAGTTCTCCATAATGCAATACAAGAAATGAAAGGAAATATCAGGGTATTTTGCAGAGTCCGACCTAGAACTCCAAATGAACTTGGGAAAgt GATATATAATATCAACTTTGTACATGAACACACTATCGTAGTAGGAAAATTTAATGGGTATGATTCAGTTAGTTGCAGTGGAAAATCAAAGGGAACCAGACAAGAATTTTCATTCGATGAAATGTTCCCAGCAACTGTTAGcctgaaaaatatttttgtagagTTAGCTCTGTTAGATCAGTCCACTTAG
- the LOC117165119 gene encoding carboxy-terminal kinesin 2-like isoform X2, whose product MNKLQEEKENLIKCLKESEESCKNISNILIEFKEKCLSQESLLSQHEFTIKDLKASLKVEREMNKELNATKNELQTLVYTMNKDRRVLHNAIQEMKGNIRVFCRVRPRTPNELGKVIYNINFVHEHTIVVGKFNGYDSVSCSGKSKGTRQEFSFDEMFPATVSLKNIFVELALLDQST is encoded by the exons ATGAATAAAttgcaagaagaaaaagagaatttGATAAAATGTTTGAAAGAATCAGAGGAGTCATGTAAaaacatttcaaatattttaatagaatttaaagaaaaatgctTGTCTCAAGAGTCGTTACTGTCACAACATGAATTTACAATAAAGGATCTAAAAGCTAGTTTAAAAGTTGAAAGAGAGATGAATAAAGAATTAAATGCAACTAAAAATGAGTTACAAACATTGGTTTATACCATGAACAAAGATCGTAGAGTTCTCCATAATGCAATACAAGAAATGAAAGGAAATATCAGGGTATTTTGCAGAGTCCGACCTAGAACTCCAAATGAACTTGGGAAAgt GATATATAATATCAACTTTGTACATGAACACACTATCGTAGTAGGAAAATTTAATGGGTATGATTCAGTTAGTTGCAGTGGAAAATCAAAGGGAACCAGACAAGAATTTTCATTCGATGAAATGTTCCCAGCAACTGTTAGcctgaaaaatatttttgtagagTTAGCTCTGTTAGATCAGTCCACTTAG
- the LOC143303890 gene encoding uncharacterized protein LOC143303890, with amino-acid sequence MESNTQGTIASQVISMSPLLPTNTAAWFALLERQFEAARITEDTIKYVTLVKCLNDQQLQDVEDLMTNLPDIGRYEKLKHALIRKLSDTDATRIKKLVESEEMGDRKPSQFYQHLKKLSSPSTPDDFTLTLWRNRLPARIRRILAAVDDSDPERLLRQADLIAEEFTEDFQRTARVTAVMDPPAQNAGVYEPMAAAINVLSERISQLQAQMNALSIINHRRPRSRSRSRSRYHRRSRSRDRPRQDDLCFYHAKFGERARSCRFPCTWKSGNETSRP; translated from the coding sequence ATGGAAAGTAATACACAGGGAACCATAGCCAGCCAGGTGATCAGCATGTCTCCACTGCTGCCCACGAACACGGCGGCATGGTTTGCCCTTCTGGAGAGACAATTCGAGGCAGCGCGAATTACGGAAGACACCATTAAGTACGTTACGCTGGTAAAATGCCTCAACGATCAACAGCTCCAGGACGTCGAAGACCTGATGACGAACCTTCCAGACATCGGACGCTACGAGAAATTAAAACATGCGCTCATTCGCAAATTATCCGATACGGACGCGACCCGGATAAAGAAGTTGGTGGAAAGCGAGGAGATGGGAGATAGAAAGCCATCCCAGTTTTATCAACATTTAAAAAAACTCTCCAGCCCCTCCACGCCCGATGATTTTACCCTCACGCTGTGGAGGAACCGATTACCCGCCCGCATCAGGCGTATCCTCGCGGCAGTCGACGATTCGGACCCAGAAAGGTTATTGCGGCAGGCGGACCTGATCGCTGAAGAATTCACGGAGGATTTTCAGCGCACCGCCCGAGTAACGGCAGTAATGGACCCACCAGCGCAAAACGCTGGAGTATACGAACCAATGGCCgccgcaatcaacgtgttgagTGAGCGAATATCACAGTTGCAGGCACAGATGAACGCGTTGAGCATCATTAATCATCGTcgaccacgatcacgatcacgctcGCGTTCGCGATACCACCGACGTTCGCGCTCGCGAGATCGGCCACGGCAAGACGATCTGTGTTTCTATCATGCAAAGTTCGGAGAACGCGCGAGGAGCTGTCGTTTCCCATGCACGTGGAAGtcgggaaacgagaccagccgtccgtag
- the LOC143303943 gene encoding retinol dehydrogenase 13-like: MLLTISKKLPLIIGATRRDIVVESSNKYVYCRPCDLASQKSIRDFAEQFKKEHKKRKLHILINNAGVMRCPKMYTQEGIELQFGVNHIGHFLLTNLLLDTLKDSAPSRIVNVSSSAHKRGKIKFDDLNNEKTYEPGEAYAQSKLANILFTKELANKLKGTGVTVNAVHPGIVRTEITRYMGIYQNFLGRLAVDTLY, from the exons ATGCTATTGACTATTTCTAAAAAATTGCCGTTAATTATTGGtgca ACACGCCGTGACATAGTAGTAGAAAGTAGCAATAAATATGTTTATTGTAGACCATGTGATCTAGCATCTCAAAAAAGTATTAGGGATTTTGCAGAGCAATTTAAGAAAG AACACAAGAAAAGAAAGCTTCACATTCTTATAAATAATGCAGGAGTAATGAGATGTCCTAAGATGTATACCCAAGAAGGAATTGAATTGCAATTTGGTGTGAATCATATAGGACACTTTTTACTAACAAATTTATTGTTAGACACTTTAAAAGATTCTGCACCATCAAGGATTGTAAATGTTTCAAGTAGTGCACACAAGCGTGGCAAAATTAAATTCGACGATTTGAATAATGAGAAAACCTATGAGCCTGGCGAAGCATATGCACAGAGCAAATTAGCTAATATTCTATTTACAAAGGAATTGGCAAATAAATTGAAAG GAACTGGTGTTACAGTGAATGCCGTCCATCCTGGTATAGTACGAAcagaaataacgcgatatatgGGAATTTATCAAAACTTTTTAGGTAGATTGGCTGTAGatactctttattaa